A genomic segment from Rubrobacter tropicus encodes:
- a CDS encoding potassium channel family protein, whose product MDWLLVPAGALLILVGLLDVFSTVLHYDGFGFLSSRLYERIFGAVRLATRPLPRRYRAFGLSMAAPIMVPVTITVWIFLVSLGYALIYLHGMRNGDFSLSVGHLKPSLGEAFYFSGTAISTLGLGDITPTGGIYQALTVSEALIGFGILTLSITYVLGVYNVLQRLGVISAGLYHQAQDTGDPWSILAPHFPGGRHRGLETHLMSLHRGLVEIYEGIRQYPIVYYYHSRRAYRSIPFTFRMIGGMSGALRWGLPEGHPAGETPWLPTLLTGLGTITDYLEERFLPERLGEPPDPVPFETFEAALLRGKEPTDYWLGRFLQMNAFMRDLAHLEEPQDPEEAYHRYGQWLAFAHRNRAFFEASAGELGYDLEELQSGPGERLF is encoded by the coding sequence ATGGACTGGCTCCTCGTACCGGCCGGCGCGCTACTCATCCTCGTGGGGCTCCTCGACGTGTTCTCCACGGTGCTCCACTACGACGGTTTCGGGTTCTTGAGCAGCCGCCTCTACGAGAGAATCTTCGGGGCGGTGCGCCTCGCCACGCGCCCGTTGCCGAGGAGGTACAGGGCTTTCGGGCTCTCGATGGCGGCCCCGATCATGGTGCCGGTCACGATAACGGTCTGGATCTTCCTCGTCTCTCTGGGATACGCCCTGATCTACCTGCACGGCATGAGGAACGGGGACTTCTCGCTCTCCGTGGGCCATTTGAAACCGTCCTTGGGCGAGGCGTTCTACTTCAGCGGGACCGCCATCTCCACTTTGGGCCTCGGCGATATCACCCCGACCGGCGGCATCTACCAGGCCCTGACCGTCTCCGAGGCGCTTATAGGCTTCGGGATACTGACGCTCTCGATCACCTACGTTCTCGGGGTCTACAACGTCTTGCAGCGGCTGGGCGTGATCTCGGCCGGGCTCTACCACCAGGCACAGGATACGGGGGACCCCTGGAGCATCCTCGCCCCGCACTTTCCCGGCGGCCGGCACAGGGGCCTCGAGACGCACCTGATGTCGCTCCACCGGGGTCTCGTGGAGATCTACGAGGGGATCCGCCAGTACCCCATCGTCTACTACTACCACAGCCGCCGCGCCTACCGCTCCATACCCTTCACGTTTCGCATGATCGGGGGCATGTCGGGGGCCTTGCGCTGGGGGCTCCCGGAGGGCCACCCCGCGGGCGAGACGCCCTGGTTGCCCACCCTGCTCACCGGCCTCGGCACGATCACCGACTACCTGGAGGAACGCTTTCTACCCGAGCGGCTCGGCGAACCACCAGACCCCGTCCCCTTCGAGACCTTCGAGGCCGCGCTCCTGCGCGGTAAGGAACCCACGGACTACTGGCTCGGACGGTTTCTGCAGATGAACGCCTTTATGCGCGACCTCGCGCACCTGGAGGAACCGCAAGACCCCGAAGAGGCCTACCACCGCTACGGACAGTGGCTGGCTTTCGCCCACCGCAACCGGGCCTTCTTCGAGGCCTCGGCCGGGGAACTCGGCTACGACCTCGAAGAACTGCAGAGCGGTCCCGGCGAGAGGCTCTTCTAG